In Lacibacter sp. H375, one DNA window encodes the following:
- a CDS encoding NADH-quinone oxidoreductase subunit D, whose translation MSDVQNILLPEGSIEKKTITLNVGPTHPATHGVFQNIMEMDGERVMSSESTVGYIHRAFEKLAERRPLYQITPITDRLNYCSSPINNIGWHLTCEKLLGVQTPKRVDYLRVILMELARISDHLICNSILGVDTGAFSGFVYLMEYRELIYEIYEEICGSRLTTNIGRIGGFERNFTPAAWEKLEKFLKEYPKALKEFENLFTRNRIFIDRTVGCGPISAERALNYAFTGPNLRAAGVDYDVRVHTPYSSYEDFNFIVPVGTTGDTYDRYLVRNVEMWESLSIIEQAYQKIQDFKGADAEVYHAHVPEYYLPEKKEVYTSMEALIWHFKIIMGEIEMPKGEVYHSVEGANGELGYYFISDGGRTPYRLHFRRPCFIYYQAFEELVKGSMLSDAIVVMSSLNLIAGELDA comes from the coding sequence ATGAGCGACGTTCAAAATATATTATTACCTGAAGGTTCCATTGAGAAGAAAACGATCACTCTCAATGTTGGTCCAACGCATCCGGCAACGCATGGTGTGTTTCAAAACATCATGGAAATGGATGGTGAGCGTGTGATGTCTTCTGAATCAACAGTAGGCTATATTCACCGTGCATTTGAAAAGTTGGCGGAACGTCGTCCGCTTTACCAGATCACACCCATTACTGATCGTTTGAATTATTGCAGCAGCCCCATCAATAATATTGGCTGGCATCTTACCTGCGAAAAACTGTTGGGCGTTCAAACTCCAAAGCGTGTTGATTACCTGCGTGTGATTTTAATGGAGCTTGCACGTATCAGCGATCACCTGATCTGTAATTCAATTTTGGGTGTTGATACGGGAGCCTTTTCAGGTTTCGTTTACCTGATGGAATACCGTGAATTGATTTATGAAATTTATGAGGAGATCTGTGGTAGCCGTTTAACAACCAACATCGGTCGCATTGGTGGTTTCGAACGAAACTTTACACCGGCAGCTTGGGAAAAATTAGAAAAGTTCCTGAAAGAATATCCAAAAGCATTAAAAGAATTTGAGAACCTGTTTACTCGTAACAGAATATTTATCGATCGTACAGTTGGTTGTGGACCTATCTCTGCAGAACGTGCATTGAATTATGCTTTCACCGGCCCTAACTTACGTGCAGCCGGTGTAGATTATGATGTTCGTGTTCACACGCCTTACTCATCTTACGAAGATTTTAATTTTATTGTTCCTGTTGGAACTACCGGCGATACTTACGACAGATATCTTGTTCGTAATGTTGAAATGTGGGAGAGCTTAAGCATTATTGAACAGGCTTATCAAAAAATACAGGATTTCAAAGGAGCCGATGCAGAAGTGTATCATGCACATGTGCCGGAATATTATTTACCTGAGAAGAAAGAAGTGTACACGAGTATGGAGGCACTTATCTGGCACTTCAAGATCATCATGGGTGAAATTGAAATGCCGAAGGGTGAAGTGTATCATAGTGTAGAAGGTGCAAATGGTGAGTTAGGTTATTATTTCATCAGCGATGGTGGACGTACACCTTACCGCTTGCATTTCCGCAGGCCGTGCTTTATTTATTACCAGGCATTTGAAGAACTGGTAAAAGGAAGTATGTTGAGCGATGCAATTGTGGTGATGAGTAGTTTGAATTTGATTGCAGGAGAATTAGATGCTTAA
- the nuoE gene encoding NADH-quinone oxidoreductase subunit NuoE: protein MKFSEEQLKKVDEMISHYPEGKQKSALLPLLHFVQKENGGWLSSEAMDYAAELLKIAPIEVYEVATFYSMYNLQPVGKTIFEVCQTGPCMLRGSDGIVDYIYEKLGIKPGQTTADGLFTLKTVECLGACGYAPMMQLGPDYREHLTKEKIDALIAEGKAKAN, encoded by the coding sequence ATGAAGTTTTCAGAAGAACAGTTGAAGAAAGTAGATGAGATGATCTCTCATTACCCCGAAGGCAAGCAGAAAAGCGCATTGCTGCCATTGCTGCATTTTGTGCAGAAAGAAAATGGTGGATGGCTGAGCTCGGAAGCAATGGATTATGCTGCGGAGTTATTGAAGATCGCTCCTATTGAAGTGTACGAAGTAGCTACGTTCTACAGCATGTATAATTTACAGCCGGTTGGTAAAACAATATTTGAAGTTTGTCAAACAGGCCCTTGCATGTTAAGAGGCAGTGATGGTATTGTTGATTATATCTACGAGAAGCTGGGCATCAAACCCGGACAAACAACTGCAGATGGATTGTTTACATTGAAGACGGTGGAATGTTTGGGAGCCTGTGGTTATGCGCCTATGATGCAGTTGGGTCCTGATTACCGTGAACACCTGACCAAAGAAAAAATTGATGCATTGATTGCAGAAGGAAAAGCTAAAGCCAATTAA
- the nuoF gene encoding NADH-quinone oxidoreductase subunit NuoF: MGRKLLLDKAHIEGIRHYDVYRREGGYRSVEKALKTMAPEAVTEEVKKSGLRGRGGAGFPTGMKWSFLAKPEGVPRYLVVNADESEPGTFKDRYLMEFIPHLLIEGMITASYALGSNTSYIYIRGEYWWVKEILEVAVQEARNAGWLGKNILGSGFDCDIFVQPGGGAYICGEETALLESLEGKRGNPRIKPPFPAVKGLWGCPTVVNNVETIAAVVPIVNDGGDEYAKIGIGKSTGTKLISACGNLNKPGVYEIEMNISVEEFLYSDEYCGGIANGKKLKACIPGGSSVPILPANLLLKTAKGETRMMTYESLSDGGFATGSMMGSGGFIVMDEDQCVVKHTYTLARFYRHESCGQCSPCREGTGWMEKILLNIENGKGKMSDIDLLWDIQRKIEGNTICPLGDAAAWPVAAAIRHFRDEFEWHVTNPSDALKRNYGLANYAKPLEIAAPTA; the protein is encoded by the coding sequence ATGGGTAGAAAATTACTTTTAGACAAAGCACATATTGAAGGCATCAGGCATTATGATGTGTATCGCCGTGAAGGTGGTTACCGCAGTGTGGAGAAAGCATTGAAAACAATGGCTCCCGAAGCAGTAACGGAAGAAGTAAAGAAAAGTGGACTGCGTGGTCGTGGTGGTGCGGGTTTCCCAACAGGTATGAAATGGAGCTTCCTTGCTAAGCCTGAAGGTGTTCCCCGTTATTTGGTGGTAAATGCAGATGAGAGTGAGCCGGGTACTTTCAAAGATCGTTACCTGATGGAATTTATTCCCCATCTGTTGATTGAAGGAATGATCACTGCATCGTACGCATTGGGCAGCAATACTTCTTATATCTATATCCGTGGTGAATATTGGTGGGTGAAAGAAATTTTGGAAGTTGCTGTGCAGGAAGCACGCAATGCAGGTTGGTTAGGAAAAAATATTTTAGGCAGTGGTTTCGATTGCGACATATTTGTGCAGCCGGGTGGTGGTGCTTATATCTGTGGCGAAGAAACAGCATTGCTTGAATCATTAGAAGGTAAGCGTGGTAACCCACGTATCAAACCTCCATTCCCTGCGGTAAAAGGTTTGTGGGGTTGTCCGACAGTGGTAAACAATGTTGAGACCATTGCAGCTGTTGTACCAATTGTAAATGACGGAGGTGATGAGTATGCGAAGATTGGTATTGGTAAATCAACTGGTACAAAACTCATTTCTGCATGCGGTAACTTAAACAAGCCCGGTGTGTATGAAATTGAAATGAATATTTCGGTTGAAGAATTTCTTTATAGTGATGAATATTGCGGAGGTATTGCCAATGGTAAAAAATTGAAAGCATGTATCCCCGGTGGTTCATCGGTTCCTATTCTTCCTGCAAATCTTTTGTTGAAAACAGCAAAGGGTGAAACAAGAATGATGACCTATGAAAGTTTGAGTGATGGTGGTTTTGCAACCGGTAGTATGATGGGTAGTGGTGGTTTTATTGTAATGGATGAAGATCAGTGCGTGGTGAAGCACACATACACGTTGGCCCGTTTCTATCGTCATGAAAGTTGCGGACAATGTTCCCCTTGCAGAGAAGGAACAGGTTGGATGGAAAAAATTCTGCTCAACATCGAAAACGGAAAAGGCAAGATGAGTGACATTGATCTGTTGTGGGATATCCAACGCAAGATCGAAGGAAATACCATTTGTCCGTTGGGTGATGCAGCAGCATGGCCGGTGGCAGCAGCCATCCGTCATTTCCGTGATGAGTTTGAATGGCATGTTACTAATCCGTCAGATGCATTGAAGAGGAACTATGGTTTGGCTAATTATGCGAAGCCATTAGAGATTGCAGCACCAACTGCATAA
- a CDS encoding 2Fe-2S iron-sulfur cluster-binding protein: MADEKKLFTVTIDNITVEVEPGTSILQAARKIGGDVAPPAMCYYTKLKDSGGKCRTCLVEVAAGSAADPRPMPKLVASCRTNVMDGMVVKNITSDRVIDARNGVVEFLLINHPLDCPICDQAGECHLQDLSYDHGKGASRYEFKRRTFDKHDLGPYIQLHMTRCILCYRCVYTADQVTNERKHGILMRGDHSEIATYIEKSLDNDFIGNVIDVCPVGALTDRTFRFKNRVWFTKPVDAHCNCDKCSGEVQLWMRGDEVLRVTARKDEWGEVKDTTKGETGWICNNCRFERKKASDWIIEGPSHVNRHSVISQGHYENGVKPNETIKKVMGGRDPKLLMNIKDVTEVNQVELSEIKGPATSESFKQIEKGN, translated from the coding sequence ATGGCAGACGAAAAGAAATTATTTACAGTAACCATCGACAACATCACTGTAGAAGTTGAGCCGGGAACAAGCATTCTGCAGGCTGCACGTAAAATTGGTGGTGATGTGGCGCCGCCTGCGATGTGTTATTACACAAAGCTGAAAGATAGTGGTGGTAAATGCCGCACTTGTTTAGTGGAAGTTGCTGCAGGTTCTGCTGCCGATCCACGACCAATGCCAAAGTTGGTGGCAAGTTGCCGTACCAACGTCATGGACGGAATGGTGGTGAAAAATATTACCAGCGATCGTGTAATTGATGCAAGAAATGGTGTGGTTGAATTTTTATTAATCAATCATCCGTTGGATTGCCCTATCTGCGACCAGGCAGGTGAATGTCATTTGCAGGACCTTAGTTATGATCATGGTAAAGGTGCAAGCCGTTATGAGTTCAAACGCAGAACATTTGATAAGCATGATCTTGGTCCATACATTCAGTTGCACATGACACGTTGCATTCTTTGCTATCGTTGTGTGTACACTGCCGACCAAGTGACGAATGAACGCAAACATGGTATTTTAATGCGTGGCGATCATTCTGAAATTGCAACGTATATCGAGAAGAGTTTAGATAATGATTTTATTGGCAATGTGATTGATGTTTGTCCTGTAGGTGCATTAACCGACCGGACATTCCGTTTCAAAAATCGTGTATGGTTTACCAAGCCGGTTGATGCACATTGCAATTGTGATAAGTGTAGTGGTGAAGTGCAACTGTGGATGCGTGGCGATGAAGTGCTTCGTGTAACTGCACGTAAAGATGAGTGGGGCGAAGTAAAAGACACCACGAAAGGTGAGACCGGTTGGATCTGCAATAACTGTCGTTTTGAACGGAAGAAAGCAAGCGACTGGATCATTGAAGGACCTTCACATGTTAATCGTCATTCAGTGATTTCACAAGGACATTATGAGAATGGAGTGAAACCAAATGAAACAATTAAAAAAGTAATGGGTGGAAGGGATCCAAAGTTACTGATGAACATTAAAGATGTAACTGAAGTGAACCAGGTTGAGTTGAGTGAAATAAAAGGCCCGGCAACATCGGAGTCATTTAAACAAATAGAGAAAGGAAATTAA
- the nuoH gene encoding NADH-quinone oxidoreductase subunit NuoH produces MILLAVDWALVLEKFIFIAFIITVSLVVALYMTFGERKVAAWIQDRVGPNRAGPFGILQPLADGVKMFFKEEIIPTSSNKILFILGPSLAMITAMLTSAVIPWGDKVELFGRTISLQIADVNIGILYVFGILSLGVYGIMIGSWASNNKFSLMGGLRAASQIISYELAMGIALIALIMITGTLSLGEMVKQQQEGWWNFFVQPLGFFIFLVCAFAECNRTPFDLAEAENELIGGYHSEYSSLKLGFYLFAEYINMFISSAVMATLYFGGYDIIPFYDESAWGFSANIMALLGAAALFIKILVFIFIFMWVRWTIPRFRYDQLMNLGWKGLIPLSLFNMLVTAAVILFLKK; encoded by the coding sequence ATGATTTTATTAGCAGTCGATTGGGCATTGGTGCTGGAGAAATTCATCTTCATCGCATTTATCATTACCGTTTCATTGGTGGTTGCGCTGTACATGACGTTTGGCGAACGCAAAGTAGCGGCATGGATACAGGACCGTGTTGGTCCTAACCGTGCGGGTCCTTTTGGTATTCTACAACCTTTGGCCGATGGTGTGAAGATGTTTTTCAAAGAAGAGATCATTCCCACTTCTTCCAATAAGATTTTATTTATTCTCGGCCCGTCGCTGGCTATGATCACAGCCATGTTAACCAGCGCTGTTATTCCATGGGGCGATAAAGTTGAACTATTCGGACGAACTATCTCTCTGCAAATTGCTGATGTAAATATTGGTATCCTGTATGTGTTTGGTATTTTAAGTTTAGGTGTATATGGTATCATGATCGGTTCATGGGCGAGTAACAACAAGTTCTCGTTAATGGGTGGTTTGCGGGCAGCCTCACAGATCATTTCATATGAACTGGCGATGGGTATTGCGTTGATCGCTTTGATCATGATCACCGGAACATTAAGTCTTGGTGAAATGGTGAAGCAACAGCAGGAAGGCTGGTGGAACTTTTTTGTTCAGCCACTCGGCTTCTTTATTTTCTTAGTATGTGCGTTTGCAGAGTGTAACCGTACACCGTTCGATCTGGCCGAAGCAGAGAATGAATTAATTGGTGGTTACCACTCTGAGTATTCAAGTTTAAAATTGGGTTTCTATTTGTTTGCTGAATACATCAATATGTTCATCAGCAGTGCAGTGATGGCGACTTTGTATTTTGGTGGTTATGATATCATTCCTTTCTATGATGAGAGTGCATGGGGTTTCTCTGCCAACATCATGGCCCTGTTAGGTGCGGCGGCATTATTTATTAAAATTCTTGTTTTCATTTTCATATTCATGTGGGTACGTTGGACGATTCCAAGGTTCCGTTACGATCAGTTGATGAACCTCGGTTGGAAAGGATTGATTCCGCTGTCTTTGTTCAATATGTTGGTTACTGCAGCGGTGATTTTGTTTTTGAAGAAATGA
- the nuoI gene encoding NADH-quinone oxidoreductase subunit NuoI: MQLTNKAKLVDRKPLSIAEKIYLPAILKGMGITFSHIFKKKVTIQYPEQTRPFSPVFRGLHILNRDEEGRENCTACGLCAVACPAEAITMDAAERLPGEEHLYREEKYAAKYEINMLRCIFCGLCEEACPKDAIYLTETFAPANYSRQSFIYGKDNLVIPHPKENPEAFAKAKGLIDERKAKANQQTA; this comes from the coding sequence ATGCAATTAACAAACAAAGCAAAACTGGTAGACCGTAAGCCGTTGAGTATTGCAGAAAAGATTTATCTGCCTGCAATTCTTAAAGGAATGGGAATCACGTTTTCGCATATTTTTAAAAAGAAGGTAACGATTCAATACCCCGAACAAACAAGACCATTCAGTCCTGTGTTTCGTGGGTTACATATTCTGAACCGTGATGAAGAGGGACGTGAAAATTGTACGGCTTGTGGCTTGTGTGCAGTAGCATGTCCTGCTGAAGCTATTACGATGGATGCAGCAGAACGTTTACCGGGCGAAGAACATTTATATCGTGAAGAAAAATATGCAGCAAAGTATGAGATCAATATGCTGCGTTGCATTTTCTGTGGTTTGTGTGAAGAGGCTTGTCCGAAAGATGCGATTTATTTAACTGAAACATTTGCACCTGCGAATTACAGCCGGCAAAGTTTTATATATGGTAAAGACAACCTCGTAATTCCTCATCCAAAGGAAAACCCGGAAGCATTTGCCAAAGCAAAAGGATTAATTGACGAACGAAAGGCGAAAGCCAATCAACAGACTGCATAA
- a CDS encoding NADH-quinone oxidoreductase subunit J family protein codes for MSITEILFWFLSALALGGALMMVTSKNPVYSVLWLVVVFFAISGHYILLNAQFLAVVNIIVYAGAIMVLFLFVIMLMNMNADNEPQKNKWLKIAGAVAGGSLMLVFVAALRQTETLQAQLVNMGGEAGLIKTLGKTLFTDYVLPFEISSVLFLSAMVGAVVIGKKGD; via the coding sequence ATGAGCATTACTGAAATTCTATTCTGGTTCCTCAGTGCATTGGCACTTGGCGGAGCATTGATGATGGTTACCAGCAAAAACCCGGTGTACAGTGTACTGTGGTTGGTTGTTGTATTCTTTGCTATTTCCGGACACTATATTTTATTGAACGCACAGTTTCTTGCAGTGGTGAACATCATTGTGTATGCAGGTGCCATCATGGTATTGTTCCTCTTTGTGATCATGCTCATGAACATGAATGCAGATAACGAGCCACAAAAAAACAAATGGTTGAAAATAGCAGGGGCTGTTGCAGGCGGTAGTTTGATGTTGGTGTTTGTAGCTGCATTGCGTCAAACAGAAACCTTGCAGGCGCAACTGGTTAATATGGGTGGTGAAGCTGGGTTGATTAAAACATTAGGTAAGACGTTGTTCACAGATTACGTATTACCATTTGAAATAAGCAGTGTGTTGTTCTTAAGCGCCATGGTAGGTGCAGTGGTAATAGGAAAGAAAGGAGATTAA
- the nuoK gene encoding NADH-quinone oxidoreductase subunit NuoK, translating to MPINYYIILAVALFSIGVAGVLTRRNAIIIFMCVELMLNAVNLLLVAFSKMHAANAMAVNPSAIVGTEAQLFVFFIMVVAAAEVSVGLAIIVMMYRNIHSVDVNFLNRLKH from the coding sequence ATGCCGATCAATTATTATATCATTCTTGCAGTAGCGTTGTTCAGTATTGGAGTGGCGGGTGTGTTAACACGCCGCAATGCCATTATTATTTTTATGTGTGTGGAACTGATGTTGAATGCGGTGAATCTATTGCTCGTAGCATTTTCAAAAATGCATGCTGCAAATGCAATGGCAGTAAACCCTTCTGCAATTGTTGGAACAGAAGCGCAGTTGTTTGTATTCTTTATTATGGTGGTGGCAGCCGCGGAGGTAAGTGTGGGGTTGGCCATTATTGTAATGATGTACAGGAATATTCATAGTGTGGATGTAAACTTTTTGAACAGACTTAAACATTAA
- the nuoL gene encoding NADH-quinone oxidoreductase subunit L: MKSIIDLVYLVPLFPLIGFLINGLGRKNLSKSLSGIIGSGVILASFIVSLLIFNETRAEGFIATTVNLFEFINVAGLNIPFAFQVDQLSALFLLIITGVGFLIHVYSTSYMHEEASHHFARYFAYLNLFVFSMLLLVLGANYLIMFIGWEGVGLCSYLLIGYWFKNTEYGNAARKAFVMNRIGDLGFLLGLFFIIQQFGSLTYTEVFSQAEGMFKGDTNIVVITLLLFVGATGKSAQIPLYTWLPDAMAGPTPVSALIHAATMVTAGIYMIARSNILYTLAPVSQTVVAVVGLATAILAATIALKQNDIKKVLAYSTVSQLGYMFLGLGVGAYTGAVFHVMTHAFFKALLFLGAGSVIHAMHHEQDIRKMGGLAKKLPTTHWTFLAGCIAIAGIPPFSGFFSKDEILVHAFAANPVYYVIGLAGALMTAFYMFRLYAMTFRGTFRGTHEQEHHLHESPWQMTMPLVVLAVLAIVAGFVGIPELFAADAHKLEHYLAPVFKASSEIAEAHHVDHKTEYILLAVSITLIVLSIFYALNRFSKKPETGEEEGFGKVLANKWYVDELYNSIITKPLNGLGVFTNRFIEKSGIDGIVNGVGKSVQWGGRQLRLLQSGQVGSYVLWMVLGILILFVITITILN; this comes from the coding sequence ATGAAGAGTATTATCGACCTGGTTTATTTGGTTCCGTTGTTTCCGTTGATCGGTTTCCTGATCAATGGATTGGGAAGAAAAAATTTAAGCAAATCGCTCAGCGGCATTATTGGCAGCGGAGTAATTCTTGCGTCGTTTATTGTGAGCCTGCTGATCTTTAACGAAACAAGGGCTGAAGGTTTTATTGCAACAACTGTAAACCTGTTTGAGTTTATCAATGTGGCGGGGTTGAATATTCCTTTTGCTTTCCAGGTTGACCAGTTATCAGCTTTATTTCTGCTGATCATCACCGGTGTTGGTTTTCTCATCCATGTTTATTCAACATCCTACATGCATGAAGAAGCGAGTCATCATTTTGCACGTTACTTCGCTTACCTGAATTTGTTTGTGTTCAGCATGTTGTTGCTGGTGTTGGGTGCTAACTATCTCATCATGTTTATTGGATGGGAAGGTGTTGGTCTTTGTTCTTACTTACTCATTGGTTATTGGTTTAAGAATACAGAATATGGCAATGCAGCACGCAAAGCCTTTGTGATGAATAGGATTGGTGATCTTGGATTTTTATTAGGCTTGTTCTTCATCATTCAACAGTTCGGATCATTAACATACACTGAAGTTTTTTCACAGGCAGAAGGTATGTTTAAAGGCGACACAAATATTGTAGTGATCACCTTGTTGCTTTTTGTTGGTGCTACCGGTAAGAGTGCACAGATTCCATTGTACACCTGGTTGCCCGATGCGATGGCCGGTCCAACACCCGTATCTGCACTCATCCACGCTGCAACGATGGTTACCGCAGGTATCTACATGATTGCACGTAGTAACATTTTATATACGTTGGCGCCAGTTTCGCAAACAGTAGTAGCAGTAGTTGGTTTGGCAACAGCTATTCTTGCTGCAACCATTGCCCTCAAACAAAACGATATTAAAAAAGTATTGGCTTACTCAACGGTTAGTCAGTTAGGTTATATGTTCCTTGGTTTAGGCGTTGGTGCTTATACCGGTGCAGTGTTTCATGTAATGACACATGCATTCTTCAAAGCATTATTATTCTTAGGTGCAGGTTCTGTTATTCATGCGATGCACCATGAACAAGACATTCGTAAGATGGGTGGACTGGCGAAAAAACTTCCCACAACACATTGGACATTCTTAGCAGGTTGTATTGCAATCGCCGGTATTCCTCCTTTCAGTGGTTTCTTTTCAAAGGATGAAATTTTGGTGCATGCATTTGCTGCGAATCCTGTGTACTATGTAATTGGTTTGGCTGGTGCGTTAATGACAGCTTTCTATATGTTCCGTTTATATGCAATGACGTTCAGAGGAACATTCCGTGGCACACACGAACAGGAACATCATTTACATGAAAGTCCCTGGCAAATGACCATGCCATTGGTTGTGTTAGCTGTATTGGCGATCGTTGCAGGGTTTGTTGGTATTCCTGAATTGTTTGCAGCAGATGCACATAAGTTGGAGCATTATTTAGCGCCTGTATTTAAAGCATCATCTGAAATTGCAGAAGCACATCACGTTGATCATAAAACTGAATATATTTTATTAGCTGTAAGCATAACGCTCATTGTTCTTTCCATTTTTTATGCGTTAAACCGCTTCAGCAAAAAACCTGAGACCGGCGAAGAAGAAGGTTTTGGAAAAGTATTGGCCAACAAATGGTATGTGGATGAACTATACAACAGCATCATCACAAAACCATTGAATGGTTTGGGTGTATTCACCAATCGTTTTATTGAGAAGAGTGGGATTGATGGAATTGTAAACGGTGTGGGTAAGAGTGTACAGTGGGGTGGTCGTCAGTTGCGTTTATTGCAAAGTGGACAGGTAGGTTCTTATGTACTGTGGATGGTACTGGGCATCCTTATTTTATTTGTAATTACAATTACTATACTTAATTAA
- a CDS encoding complex I subunit 4 family protein, producing MTALLLILIPLIGGLVTFFVKQESQAKLWSFAVSLVTLAAMSVNLLMHDEAGRSFTAEWLPMLGSSFALQMDGASTLLCFLTALCYPIIFASTWKSSYSSPNSFYGLMLLAQAGITGVFLAADGLLFYFFWELALIPVYFLCSKWGGEKRIAVTFKFFIYTFIGSLLMLVGLLYMYYQTADASFSMQSLYAVKLSGDQQSWLFWLFFIAFAVKMPVFPFHTWQPDTYEQSPTAVTMVLSALMVKMGLFAVIRWLLPLFPDAAVQYDNVVIGLSVIGMIYASILAMQQDDIKRLIAYSSIAHIGLMAAALFVNNESGLQGAMIQLFSHGVNVLGMWIVIELIERRFGTRKMSELGGLAQKAPGLTILLVIVALANVALPLTNAFIGEFLMFNGLFKFNVWYAAVGGLSIILSAIYTLRMIQKVFYGHENTLTAKGEDITWFEKASLAVIVVAIFVMGVYPKPVFELTTDTVTLILGVFK from the coding sequence ATGACTGCATTATTGTTGATATTGATTCCGTTGATTGGTGGTCTTGTTACATTTTTTGTGAAACAGGAAAGCCAGGCAAAGCTGTGGAGCTTTGCGGTATCGTTGGTTACGTTGGCAGCTATGAGTGTTAACCTGTTGATGCATGATGAAGCGGGTAGAAGCTTTACTGCTGAATGGTTACCAATGCTCGGCTCGTCATTTGCCTTGCAGATGGATGGTGCAAGCACATTACTTTGTTTCCTCACTGCACTTTGTTATCCCATCATATTTGCTTCTACATGGAAAAGCAGTTACTCATCACCCAATAGTTTTTATGGGTTGATGTTGCTGGCACAAGCCGGCATCACTGGCGTATTTCTTGCAGCTGATGGATTGTTGTTCTACTTCTTCTGGGAGTTGGCATTAATACCTGTTTACTTCCTCTGCAGCAAATGGGGCGGTGAAAAACGAATTGCAGTTACATTTAAATTCTTCATTTATACATTCATCGGTTCATTGTTGATGCTGGTTGGTTTGTTGTACATGTACTATCAAACTGCTGATGCATCATTCTCCATGCAATCATTGTATGCAGTTAAATTGAGTGGCGATCAACAGTCGTGGTTGTTCTGGCTATTCTTTATTGCATTTGCGGTGAAGATGCCGGTGTTTCCTTTTCATACATGGCAACCCGATACATACGAGCAATCACCAACAGCCGTGACAATGGTGTTGAGTGCATTGATGGTGAAGATGGGTTTGTTTGCCGTGATCCGTTGGTTGTTGCCTTTGTTCCCCGATGCTGCTGTGCAATACGATAATGTAGTGATTGGTTTAAGTGTGATCGGTATGATCTACGCCAGCATTCTTGCCATGCAGCAAGACGATATTAAACGTTTGATCGCTTATTCTTCTATTGCACATATTGGTTTGATGGCCGCTGCATTGTTTGTAAACAACGAAAGTGGATTGCAAGGTGCAATGATCCAATTGTTCAGTCATGGTGTGAATGTGTTGGGTATGTGGATAGTAATTGAGTTGATCGAACGCAGATTCGGCACACGTAAGATGAGTGAGTTGGGTGGACTGGCGCAGAAAGCTCCGGGCTTAACCATTCTATTGGTGATTGTTGCATTAGCAAACGTGGCATTACCATTGACCAATGCATTCATAGGTGAATTTCTAATGTTCAACGGCTTGTTCAAATTCAATGTTTGGTATGCAGCAGTTGGCGGATTGAGCATTATCCTGAGTGCGATCTATACATTGCGTATGATCCAGAAAGTATTCTACGGCCACGAAAATACATTAACAGCAAAGGGAGAAGATATTACATGGTTTGAAAAAGCAAGTCTTGCTGTAATTGTTGTGGCCATTTTTGTAATGGGAGTTTATCCCAAACCGGTATTTGAATTAACAACAGATACTGTAACCTTGATACTTGGTGTGTTTAAATAA